Proteins encoded within one genomic window of Brassica rapa cultivar Chiifu-401-42 chromosome A09, CAAS_Brap_v3.01, whole genome shotgun sequence:
- the LOC103841879 gene encoding ELMO domain-containing protein A — protein MDDRGGSFVAVRRISQGLERGNVYHSSSTSSSAEAVAGSAAWLGRGLSCVCVQGSHGDARPSFDLTPAQEEGLQRLQSRMDVAYDSSIPHHQEALKDLWKLAFPEEELHGIVSEQWKEMGWQGKDPSTDFRGGGFISLENLLYFARSFPKSFQDLLRKQVGDRSVWEYPFAVAGINITFMLIQMLGLEAVKPQSIVGETFLRFLSVNESAFDLLYCIAFKLMDQQWLSMHASYMEFNTVMKSTRRQLEREIMVKDITGIEDMPSYSLLSQ, from the exons atgGATGATAGAGGAGGCTCGTTCGTGGCGGTGAGGCGGATTTCACAAGGACTAGAACGAGGAAACGTTTAccattcttcttctacttcttccTCTG CTGAGGCTGTGGCTGGATCGGCAGCGTGGTTAGGGCGTGGCCTTTCCTGTGTTTGTGTTCAGGGAAGTCATGGCGACGCCCGTCCTTCCTTTGATCTAACACCTGCTCAG GAGGAAGGCTTGCAGAGGTTGCAGAGCCGCATGGATGTAGCATATGACAGCTCTATTCCTCACCATCAG GAAGCTCTGAAGGATCTTTGGAAACTTGCATTTCCGGAAGAAGAGCTACACGGGATTGTATCTGAGCAGTGGAAGGAAATGGGCTGGCAGGGAAAAGACCCATCTACTGATTTTAG GGGTGGTGGTTTCATATCTCTTGAAAACTTATTATACTTCGCCAGGAGTTTCCCG AAATCCTTCCAAGACCTTCTGCGGAAGCAGGTTGGCGATCGCTCTGTGTGGGAATACCCGTTTGCTGTTGCTGGCATCAATATTACGTTCATGCTTATCCAGATGCTTGGCCTTGAAGCAG TGAAACCACAGAGTATTGTTGGCGAAACATTTTTGAGATTTCTTTCGG TGAATGAATCTGCCTTTGACCTTCTTTATTGCATTGCCTTCAAGCTAATGGATCAGCAATGGCTCTCCATGCATGCTTCATACATGGAATTTAAC ACGGTAATGAAATCGACAAGGCGGCAACTGGAGAGAGAGATAATGGTTAAAGACATAACAGGTATTGAAGATATGCCATCATACAGCCTTCTCAGTCAATAG
- the LOC103841882 gene encoding ATPase 7, plasma membrane-type isoform X1 → MAGVDSLKAINTESIDLENVPVEEVFQHLKCTKEGLTSTEVQERLTLFGYNKLEEKKESKILKFLGFMWNPLSWVMEAAAIMAIALAHGGGKPPDYHDFVGIVVLLLINSTISFVEENNAGNAAAALMAQLAPKAKAIRDGKWNEIDAAELVPGDIVAIKLGDIIPADARLLEGDPLKIDQSALTGESLPVTKNPGSSVYSGSTCKQGEIEAVVIATGVHTFFGKAAHLVDSTTHVGHFQKVLSAIGNFCICSIAVGMAIEIVVIYGLQQRGYRVGIDNLLVLLIGGIPIAMPTVLSVTMAIGAHRLAQQGAITKRMTAIEEMAGMDVLCSDKTGTLTLNKLSVDKNLIEIFKKGIDKDMAVLMAARAARLENQDAIDTAIVSMLSDPKEARAGIKELHFLPFSPANRRTALTYLDGEGKMHRVSKGAPEEILDMAHNKLQIKEKVHSTIDKFAERGLRSLGLAYQEVPDGDVKGEGGPWEFVALLPLFDPPRHDSAQTIERALHLGVSVKMITGDQLAIAKETGRRLGMGTNMYPSSSLLSANHTETVSIDELIEKADGFAGVFPGKLHYIFNYDLPDMFMSDNQLRFFIEHKYEIVMRLQSRKHICGMTGDGVNDAPALKKADIGIAVDDATDAARSASDIVLTEPGLSVIISAVLTSRAIFQRMKNYTIYAVSITIRIVMGFMLLCVFWEFDFPPFMVLVIAILNDGTIMTISKDRVKPSPTPDCWKLKEIFATGVVLGAYLAIMTVVFFWASYETNFFHNIFGVRNFNQHHFDMKNKEVAAHLNEQMASAVYLQVSTISQALIFVTRSRSWSFVERPGFLLVIAFLIAQLVASAISAMATWPFAGIRSIGWGWTGVIWIFNIVTYMLLDPIKFLVRYALSGKSWNRMVEQRTALTGKKNFGKDERMAAWATETRTQHGLETGQKPMYERNGATELNSLADEAKRRAELARMRELQTLKGKVESAAKLKGLDLEDANNNSYTI, encoded by the exons ATGGCCGGCGTAGACTCTCTCAAGGCTATTAACACGGAGAGCATTGATCTG GAGAATGTTCCCGTTGAAGAGGTTTTTCAACATCTCAAGTGCACGAAAGAAGGGTTGACCTCTACTGAAGTGCAAGAGCGTCTTACCTTGTTTGGTTACAACAAACTTGAGGAGAAAAAGGAGAGTAAAATACTCAAGTTCTTGGGGTTCATGTGGAATCCACTTTCATGGGTTATGGAAGCTGCAGCCATCATGGCCATTGCTCTTGCACATGGAGGA GGCAAGCCACCGGATTATCACGACTTCGTGGGTATTGTGGTCTTACTTTTGATCAATTCAACAATCAGTTTTGTAGAAGAAAACAATGCTGGAAATGCAGCTGCTGCTCTCATGGCTCAGCTAGCCCCTAAAGCCAAG GCCATCCGTGATGGGAAATGGAATGAGATAGATGCAGCTGAGTTGGTTCCAGGAGATATAGTTGCTATCAAACTCGGAGATATCATTCCTGCTGATGCTCGTCTACTTGAAGGAGACCCTTTAAAGATTGATCAG TCAGCTCTTACCGGTGAATCTCTTCCAGTAACCAAAAACCCCGGTTCTTCAGTGTACTCTGGTTCAACTTGCAAGCAAGGTGAAATCGAAGCGGTTGTTATAGCTACTGGTGTCCACACTTTCTTTGGAAAGGCTGCTCATCTTGTGGACAGTACTACCCATGTTGGTCACTTCCAGAAG GTTTTGTCAGCAATAGGAAACTTCTGTATCTGCTCCATTGCGGTAGGAATGGCTATTGAAATCGTTGTTATATACGGTCTACAACAGAGAGGGTACCGTGTTGGTATCGATAATCTTCTTGTCTTGTTGATTGGTGGAATCCCCATTGCTATGCCTACTGTTCTCTCTGTTACAATGGCTATTGGTGCCCATCGCCTTGCTCAACAG GGTGCCATAACAAAGAGAATGACAGCCATTGAAGAAATGGCTGGAATGGATGTTCTTTGCAGTGATAAAACTGGTACTCTCACGCTTAACAAGCTCTCCGTGGATAAGAATCTCATCGAG ATTTTCAAGAAAGGCATTGACAAAGATATGGCTGTGCTTATGGCTGCAAGAGCTGCACGTTTAGAGAACCAAGATGCTATTGATACTGCTATTGTTTCCATGTTGTCAGACCCTAAAGAG GCACGTGCAGGAATCAAAGAACTCCATTTTCTTCCATTCAGTCCAGCTAATAGAAGAACTGCACTAACCTACCTTGATGGAGAAGGAAAGATGCACAGAGTGAGCAAAGGAGCACCTGAGGAG ATTTTGGATATGGCACACAACAAACTACAAATCAAGGAGAAAGTACATTCTACAATCGACAAGTTCGCAGAACGTGGCCTAAGGTCCCTTGGATTGGCATATCAG GAAGTACCAGATGGTGATGTTAAAGGTGAAGGTGGTCCATGGGAATTTGTAGCTCTTCTTCCTTTGTTCGATCCTCCTCGTCATGACAGTGCACAAACCATTGAGAGAGCACTTCATCTGGGAGTCAGTGTTAAAATGATCACAG GTGACCAGCTTGCCATTGCAAAAGAAACAGGAAGAAGGCTTGGAATGGGAACAAACATGTACCCATCTTCATCTCTTCTCTCAGCTAACCACACTGAAACAGTTTCCATCGATGAACTTATCGAGAAGGCAGATGGTTTTGCAGGAGTCTTTCCTGGTAAGCTACACTACATTTTTAACTATGATCTTCCAGACATGTTTATGTCTGACAATCAACTTCGATTTTTTATAGAGCATAAGTATGAGATTGTGATGAGATTACAATCTAGAAAACATATATGTGGTATGACTGGTGATGGAGTGAATGATGCACCTGCATTGAAGAAAGCTGATATTGGAATTGCTGTTGATGATGCCACTGATGCTGCTCGTAGTGCTTCTGATATTGTCTTGACAGAGCCTGGTCTTAGTGTTATTATCAGTGCTGTCTTGACTAGCCGTGCCATTTTCCAGAGAATGAAAAATTACACG ATATATGCTGTTTCTATCACTATACGTATTGTG ATGGGTTTCATGCTTCTATGTGTGTTCTGGGAGTTTGACTTCCCTCCATTCATGGTTCTTGTTATTGCAATCCTTAATGATG GTACTATAATGACCATATCAAAGGACAGAGTCAAACCTTCTCCAACTCCAGATTGTTGGAAACTCAAGGAGATTTTTGCAACTGGTGTTGTTCTTGGAGCTTACTTGGCTATCATGACCGTTGTGTTTTTCTGGGCATCTTATGAAACTAACTTCTTCCAT AACATTTTTGGTGTGAGGAATTTCAACCAGCACCATTTTGACATGAAAAACAAGGAAGTGGCTGCACATTTGAATGAACAGATGGCTTCTGCTGTGTACCTTCAAGTCAGCACAATCAGCCAAGCGTTGATCTTCGTGACACGTTCAAGAAGCTGGTCGTTTGTTGAACGTCCTGGTTTCCTTCTTGTCATTGCTTTCCTCATTGCTCAGCTG GTTGCATCGGCGATATCAGCAATGGCAACATGGCCTTTTGCTGGAATCAGAAGCATTGGATGGGGTTGGACTGGAGTTATCTGGATATTCAACATAGTAACGTACATGTTACTTGATCCTATCAAGTTCTTAGTCCGTTATGCTCTAAGTGGCAAATCATGGAACCGAATGGTCGAGCAAAGG ACTGCACTCACTGGCAAGAAGAACTTTGGTAAAGACGAACGTATGGCTGCATGGGCCACGGAGACGCGTACACAGCACGGTTTAGAGACAGGTCAAAAGCCAATGTATGAGAGAAATGGTGCAACGGAGCTTAACAGTTTGGCTGATGAAGCTAAGAGACGTGCAGAACTTGCAAG AATGAGAGAGCTTCAGACATTGAAAGGGAAAGTTGAATCAGCTGCAAAGCTGAAAGGCCTTGATCTTGAAGATGCTAACAACAACAGCTACACAATCTGA
- the LOC103841883 gene encoding uncharacterized protein LOC103841883, which translates to MPTPTSLIMGKMIITLTLSERMPSVTTASYAEAKTVVFWDVDECPIPEDLDPQSVYQNIRTALANKGYHGEVSIMAFGDRNQIPGYYESAGIQIFPKGDKYERIGQMQLEFFGWMRDNSCEYTNMMVVTRSAMELVSYLEYRNTHHNILFANPLNPQTKACGCKFGARQEDPSAETWVWETLALGGDPSIRTVEEPCRYREEGGGDVKDSVSQD; encoded by the exons ATGCCTACCCCGACTAGCTTGATCATGGGAAAGATGATTATCACCCTGACTTTGAGCGAAAGAATGCCTTCCGTAACCACCGCATCATACGCTG AGGCTAAGACAGTAGTCTTCTGGGACGTGGACGAGTGCCCAATCCCGGAAGATCTCGACCCTCAATCTGTTTACCAGAACATCAGAACAGCACTAGCGAACAAAGGTTACCACGGTGAGGTCTCAATCATGGCGTTTGGTGACAGGAACCAGATCCCTGGTTACTACGAATCTGCCGGAATCCAAATCTTTCCCAAAG GAGATAAGTATGAGAGGATTGGTCAGATGCAGTTAGAGTTTTTCGGGTGGATGAGGGATAATAGTTGTGAGTACACCAACATGATGGTGGTGACACGATCCGCAATGGAGTTGGTTTCTTATCTCGAGTATAGAAACACGCACCACAACATTCTCTTCGCGAATCCTCTGAACCCGCAAACGAAGGCTTGCGGCTGCAAATTCGGAGCTAGGCAAGAGGATCCTAGCGCTGAGACATGGGTCTGGGAAACCCTAGCTCTTGGAGGAGACCCCAGCATCAGAACAGTAGAAGAGCCTTGCAGGTACAGAGAGGAGGGTGGTGGTGATGTTAA GGATTCTGTTTCTCAAGACTAG
- the LOC103841881 gene encoding nitrate regulatory gene2 protein produces the protein MGCTASKLDGEDTVRRYKTRRRLMKEAVYARHSLAAAQADYCRSLRLTGSALSSFAAGEPLSVSYQTPAVFLHHPPPSEPSPTNSIPPPPPPPPQPPVISASSSRRRRQQQHQQRPKLPHILSDSSPSSSPASERSNFYPRAYQNSTYSATPSHASSVWNWENFYPPSPPDSEFFDKKAQEETLKQRETERTEHASKKKNSVVDEEETEREEVQCGSWDVQDHYITTSSSSSEEDDNMESVSEVGTKVRASKRHNQQASPMPREYADDKADDATTFSGSYRGGGGDVAVRHRDLKEIADAIKEYFDKAAAAGDQVSQMLELGRAQLDGSFRQLKKTVIHSSSILSNLSSTWTSKPPLAVKYRLDTTALDQPNSLKSLCSTLDRLLAWEKKLYEEIKAREGVKIEHEKKLSQLQSQEYKGEDAAKLDKTKASINRLQSLIIVTSEAVTTTSTAIIRLRDTDLVPQLVELCHGFMYMWKAMHQFHETQNSIVQQVKGLIDRSGKGESTSELHRQATRDLESAVSSWHSSFSHLIEFQRDFIRSVHAWFKLTILNKDPTDAYSFCEEWKLALDRVPDTVASEAIKSFINVVHVISTKQGDEHKVKKRTETASKELEKKASSLRSLERKYYQSYSMVGVGLPESGPDSQHVLDARDPLREKKTELAGCQRRVEEEMVKHSKEVEVTRAMTLNNLQTGLPGVFQALTSFSGLFVESLETVCTRSHSIK, from the exons ATGGGATGTACGGCCTCGAAACTCGACGGCGAAGATACAGTTCGCCGTTACAAGACTCGCCGCCGTCTGATGAAAGAAGCCGTCTATGCTCGCCACAGTCTCGCCGCCGCTCAAGCCGATTACTGCCGGTCACTTCGCCTCACTGGATCTGCTCTTTCCTCATTCGCCGCCGGTGAGCCTCTCTCTGTCTCATACCAAACTCCAGCTGTCTTTCTCCATCATCCTCCACCTTCCGAACCATCTCCGACCAACTCTAtccctccacctcctcctcctcctcctcagccTCCAGTCATCTCCGCCTCTTCAAGTCGACGAAGGAGACAGCAACAACATCAACAGAGACCTAAGCTGCCTCATATCCTCTCTGACTCAAGCCCTTCGTCTTCTCCGGCGAGTGAAAGATCCAATTTTTATCCAAGAGCTTATCAGAACTCAACTTACTCAGCTACTCCTTCCCACGCCTCCTCTGTCTGGAACTGGGAGAACTTCTACCCTCCTTCTCCTCCAGATTCAGAGTTCTTCGATAAGAAGGCTCAAGAAGAGACACTGAAACagagagaaacagagagaaCAGAGCATGCAAGTAAGAAGAAGAACAGTGTGGTGGATGAAGAAGAGACGGAGAGAGAGGAAGTACAGTGTGGCTCATGGGACGTTCAAGATCATTACATCACTACAAGCTCCTCCTCCTCGGAGGAAGATGACAACATGGAGTCTGTTTCAGAGGTCGGAACTAAGGTGAGAGCTAGTAAACGGCACAACCAGCAGGCTTCACCAATGCCGCGAGAATATGCTGACGATAAAGCAGATGATGCGACGACGTTTTCAGGTAGCTATAGAGGTGGAGGAGGAGATGTCGCCGTTAGGCATAGGGATTTGAAAGAGATCGCTGATGCGATCAAGGAGTATTTCGATAAGGCTGCTGCTGCTGGGGACCAAGTGTCTCAGATGCTTGAGCTTGGAAGAGCTCAGCTTGATGGAAGTTTCAGACAGTTGAAAA AAACTGTGATTCATTCGAGTAGCATACTAAGCAACCTGAGCTCAACGTGGACTTCAAAGCCGCCATTAGCAGTCAAGTACAGGCTAGACACAACAGCACTGGATCAACCAAACAGTCTCAAGAGCCTTTGTTCCACTCTCGACCGTCTCTTGGCATGGGAGAAGAAGCTCTACGAAGAAATCAAG GCGAGAGAAGGTGTGAAGATTGAGCATGAGAAGAAGTTATCACAACTTCAAAGCCAAGAGTATAAAGGAGAGGATGCAGCTAAGCTAGACAAGACAAAGGCTTCTATAAATAGGTTACAGTCACTTATAATTGTCACATCTGAAGCTGTTACAACCACGTCTACTGCCATTATCCGTCTCCGTGACACTGACCTTGTTCCTCAACTCGTTGAACTCTGTCATGG CTTTATGTACATGTGGAAAGCAATGCATCAGTTCCACGAGACACAGAACAGCATCGTGCAGCAAGTGAAAGGACTCATCGACAGATCAGGCAAAGGAGAATCAACCTCCGAGCTGCACAGACAAGCAACGCGCGACCTCGAATCAGCCGTCTCTTCTTGGCACTCAAGTTTCAGCCACCTGATAGAGTTCCAGCGCGACTTCATACGCTCGGTCCACGCCTGGTTCAAACTAACCATCCTTAATAAAGATCCAACAGACGCTTACTCCTTCTGCGAGGAGTGGAAACTCGCGCTGGACCGCGTTCCCGACACGGTCGCATCAGAAGCGATCAAGAGCTTCATCAACGTTGTGCATGTGATCTCCACGAAACAAGGTGATGAACACAAGGTGAAGAAAAGGACGGAGACGGCGTCAAAGGAGCTGGAGAAGAAGGCTTCGTCGCTTAGAAGCTTAGAGAGGAAGTATTACCAGTCGTACTCGATGGTTGGTGTCGGTTTGCCTGAGTCAGGACCTGATAGCCAGCACGTGCTGGATGCTAGAGACCCGTTGAGGGAGAAAAAAACGGAGCTGGCGGGTTGTCAGAGGAGagtggaggaagagatggtgaagCATTCGAAGGAGGTAGAGGTGACGAGAGCTATGACTTTGAATAATTTGCAGACGGGGTTGCCTGGTGTGTTTCAGGCTTTGACGAGTTTCTCTGGTTTGTTTGTGGAGTCTCTTGAAACGGTGTGCACTCGCTCACATTCGATTAAGTAG
- the LOC103841882 gene encoding ATPase 7, plasma membrane-type isoform X2 has protein sequence MAGVDSLKAINTESIDLENVPVEEVFQHLKCTKEGLTSTEVQERLTLFGYNKLEEKKESKILKFLGFMWNPLSWVMEAAAIMAIALAHGGGKPPDYHDFVGIVVLLLINSTISFVEENNAGNAAAALMAQLAPKAKAIRDGKWNEIDAAELVPGDIVAIKLGDIIPADARLLEGDPLKIDQSALTGESLPVTKNPGSSVYSGSTCKQGEIEAVVIATGVHTFFGKAAHLVDSTTHVGHFQKVLSAIGNFCICSIAVGMAIEIVVIYGLQQRGYRVGIDNLLVLLIGGIPIAMPTVLSVTMAIGAHRLAQQGAITKRMTAIEEMAGMDVLCSDKTGTLTLNKLSVDKNLIEIFKKGIDKDMAVLMAARAARLENQDAIDTAIVSMLSDPKEARAGIKELHFLPFSPANRRTALTYLDGEGKMHRVSKGAPEEILDMAHNKLQIKEKVHSTIDKFAERGLRSLGLAYQEVPDGDVKGEGGPWEFVALLPLFDPPRHDSAQTIERALHLGVSVKMITGDQLAIAKETGRRLGMGTNMYPSSSLLSANHTETVSIDELIEKADGFAGVFPEHKYEIVMRLQSRKHICGMTGDGVNDAPALKKADIGIAVDDATDAARSASDIVLTEPGLSVIISAVLTSRAIFQRMKNYTIYAVSITIRIVMGFMLLCVFWEFDFPPFMVLVIAILNDGTIMTISKDRVKPSPTPDCWKLKEIFATGVVLGAYLAIMTVVFFWASYETNFFHNIFGVRNFNQHHFDMKNKEVAAHLNEQMASAVYLQVSTISQALIFVTRSRSWSFVERPGFLLVIAFLIAQLVASAISAMATWPFAGIRSIGWGWTGVIWIFNIVTYMLLDPIKFLVRYALSGKSWNRMVEQRTALTGKKNFGKDERMAAWATETRTQHGLETGQKPMYERNGATELNSLADEAKRRAELARMRELQTLKGKVESAAKLKGLDLEDANNNSYTI, from the exons ATGGCCGGCGTAGACTCTCTCAAGGCTATTAACACGGAGAGCATTGATCTG GAGAATGTTCCCGTTGAAGAGGTTTTTCAACATCTCAAGTGCACGAAAGAAGGGTTGACCTCTACTGAAGTGCAAGAGCGTCTTACCTTGTTTGGTTACAACAAACTTGAGGAGAAAAAGGAGAGTAAAATACTCAAGTTCTTGGGGTTCATGTGGAATCCACTTTCATGGGTTATGGAAGCTGCAGCCATCATGGCCATTGCTCTTGCACATGGAGGA GGCAAGCCACCGGATTATCACGACTTCGTGGGTATTGTGGTCTTACTTTTGATCAATTCAACAATCAGTTTTGTAGAAGAAAACAATGCTGGAAATGCAGCTGCTGCTCTCATGGCTCAGCTAGCCCCTAAAGCCAAG GCCATCCGTGATGGGAAATGGAATGAGATAGATGCAGCTGAGTTGGTTCCAGGAGATATAGTTGCTATCAAACTCGGAGATATCATTCCTGCTGATGCTCGTCTACTTGAAGGAGACCCTTTAAAGATTGATCAG TCAGCTCTTACCGGTGAATCTCTTCCAGTAACCAAAAACCCCGGTTCTTCAGTGTACTCTGGTTCAACTTGCAAGCAAGGTGAAATCGAAGCGGTTGTTATAGCTACTGGTGTCCACACTTTCTTTGGAAAGGCTGCTCATCTTGTGGACAGTACTACCCATGTTGGTCACTTCCAGAAG GTTTTGTCAGCAATAGGAAACTTCTGTATCTGCTCCATTGCGGTAGGAATGGCTATTGAAATCGTTGTTATATACGGTCTACAACAGAGAGGGTACCGTGTTGGTATCGATAATCTTCTTGTCTTGTTGATTGGTGGAATCCCCATTGCTATGCCTACTGTTCTCTCTGTTACAATGGCTATTGGTGCCCATCGCCTTGCTCAACAG GGTGCCATAACAAAGAGAATGACAGCCATTGAAGAAATGGCTGGAATGGATGTTCTTTGCAGTGATAAAACTGGTACTCTCACGCTTAACAAGCTCTCCGTGGATAAGAATCTCATCGAG ATTTTCAAGAAAGGCATTGACAAAGATATGGCTGTGCTTATGGCTGCAAGAGCTGCACGTTTAGAGAACCAAGATGCTATTGATACTGCTATTGTTTCCATGTTGTCAGACCCTAAAGAG GCACGTGCAGGAATCAAAGAACTCCATTTTCTTCCATTCAGTCCAGCTAATAGAAGAACTGCACTAACCTACCTTGATGGAGAAGGAAAGATGCACAGAGTGAGCAAAGGAGCACCTGAGGAG ATTTTGGATATGGCACACAACAAACTACAAATCAAGGAGAAAGTACATTCTACAATCGACAAGTTCGCAGAACGTGGCCTAAGGTCCCTTGGATTGGCATATCAG GAAGTACCAGATGGTGATGTTAAAGGTGAAGGTGGTCCATGGGAATTTGTAGCTCTTCTTCCTTTGTTCGATCCTCCTCGTCATGACAGTGCACAAACCATTGAGAGAGCACTTCATCTGGGAGTCAGTGTTAAAATGATCACAG GTGACCAGCTTGCCATTGCAAAAGAAACAGGAAGAAGGCTTGGAATGGGAACAAACATGTACCCATCTTCATCTCTTCTCTCAGCTAACCACACTGAAACAGTTTCCATCGATGAACTTATCGAGAAGGCAGATGGTTTTGCAGGAGTCTTTCCTG AGCATAAGTATGAGATTGTGATGAGATTACAATCTAGAAAACATATATGTGGTATGACTGGTGATGGAGTGAATGATGCACCTGCATTGAAGAAAGCTGATATTGGAATTGCTGTTGATGATGCCACTGATGCTGCTCGTAGTGCTTCTGATATTGTCTTGACAGAGCCTGGTCTTAGTGTTATTATCAGTGCTGTCTTGACTAGCCGTGCCATTTTCCAGAGAATGAAAAATTACACG ATATATGCTGTTTCTATCACTATACGTATTGTG ATGGGTTTCATGCTTCTATGTGTGTTCTGGGAGTTTGACTTCCCTCCATTCATGGTTCTTGTTATTGCAATCCTTAATGATG GTACTATAATGACCATATCAAAGGACAGAGTCAAACCTTCTCCAACTCCAGATTGTTGGAAACTCAAGGAGATTTTTGCAACTGGTGTTGTTCTTGGAGCTTACTTGGCTATCATGACCGTTGTGTTTTTCTGGGCATCTTATGAAACTAACTTCTTCCAT AACATTTTTGGTGTGAGGAATTTCAACCAGCACCATTTTGACATGAAAAACAAGGAAGTGGCTGCACATTTGAATGAACAGATGGCTTCTGCTGTGTACCTTCAAGTCAGCACAATCAGCCAAGCGTTGATCTTCGTGACACGTTCAAGAAGCTGGTCGTTTGTTGAACGTCCTGGTTTCCTTCTTGTCATTGCTTTCCTCATTGCTCAGCTG GTTGCATCGGCGATATCAGCAATGGCAACATGGCCTTTTGCTGGAATCAGAAGCATTGGATGGGGTTGGACTGGAGTTATCTGGATATTCAACATAGTAACGTACATGTTACTTGATCCTATCAAGTTCTTAGTCCGTTATGCTCTAAGTGGCAAATCATGGAACCGAATGGTCGAGCAAAGG ACTGCACTCACTGGCAAGAAGAACTTTGGTAAAGACGAACGTATGGCTGCATGGGCCACGGAGACGCGTACACAGCACGGTTTAGAGACAGGTCAAAAGCCAATGTATGAGAGAAATGGTGCAACGGAGCTTAACAGTTTGGCTGATGAAGCTAAGAGACGTGCAGAACTTGCAAG AATGAGAGAGCTTCAGACATTGAAAGGGAAAGTTGAATCAGCTGCAAAGCTGAAAGGCCTTGATCTTGAAGATGCTAACAACAACAGCTACACAATCTGA
- the LOC103841884 gene encoding uncharacterized protein LOC103841884 encodes MTSPTSSEYAEAKTGVFWDVKECPIPTGLDPDSIFRNIKSALAKKGYYGELTIMPYCDKNQFPDGPDDFESAGMKLVPEDEARRYKTMSRELCSWFCFDRGDDEFTNLMVISGDNMDFLSTLQMFKQRDPVNILLAQPENAPRWCPKCTRPLENLVAESGEWFWESLAAGGDPITKTKGQEELLGHTDCC; translated from the exons ATGACTTCTCCGACGAGCAGCGAATATGCTG AGGCTAAGACAGGCGTGTTCTGGGACGTGAAGGAATGTCCAATCCCTACTGGTCTCGATCCTGATTCGATCTTTCGAAACATCAAGTCAGCACTTGCTAAAAAGGGCTATTATGGGGAGCTAACGATCATGCCTTACTGTGACAAGAACCAGTTCCCAGACGGACCAGATGACTTTGAATCTGCCGGAATGAAGCTCGTACCCGAAG ATGAAGCACGGAGATATAAAACGATGTCGCGTGAACTTTGTTCCTGGTTTTGTTTCGACCGTGGAGACGACGAATTCACAAACTTGATGGTCATCTCTGGAGACAACATGGATTTTCTTTCAACTCTCCAGATGTTTAAACAGAGAGATCCCGTCAACATTCTCTTAGCTCAGCCTGAGAACGCACCAAGATGGTGTCCCAAGTGCACAAGGCCTTTGGAAAACCTCGTCGCTGAAAGTGGTGAATGGTTTTGGGAAAGTTTAGCTGCTGGAGGAGACCCTATCACCAAAACCAAAGGACAAGAAGAGCTTCTTGGTCACACGGATTGTTGTTGA
- the LOC103841880 gene encoding uclacyanin-3, with product MGSTAAGALLLLLLAVVPAVFAVTYQVGDIGFWNSGVDYTDWVTGKTFRVGDTLEFQYGPSHSVAVVNKAGFDACDSTGATQTFSGGDTKIDLTTVGTMHFICPTPGHCQGGMKLAVTVLAAVPPPATPSPPPSPKSPPPSPRTPPSSTPSPKSPPSSTPPKPAPHSPRKPKTPPPSASPPANGTPKSETPSSPSPTTPSPSPMTSPSPSPSPPINAVSKGVMMSYGMMAITMLLMYGIMS from the exons ATGGGATCAACAGCGGCGGGagctctcctcctcctcctcctagcCGTAGTCCCTGCCGTCTTCGCCGTGACTTATCAGGTCGGCGATATTGGTTTCTGGAACAGTGGTGTCGATTACACGGATTGGGTTACTGGAAAGACTTTCAGGGTCGGTGACACTCTAG AGTTCCAATATGGACCTTCACACTCGGTGGCTGTGGTGAATAAAGCTGGCTTTGATGCCTGTGACAGTACCGGAGCAACGCAGACTTTCTCCGGTGGAGACACTAAGATCGATCTCACAACAGTTGGAACTATGCATTTCATTTGCCCTACTCCTGGTCACTGCCAAGGTGGCATGAAACTCGCCGTTACCGTCCTTGCCGCTGTTCCACCTCCAGCCACCCCGTCACCACCTCCTTCCCCAAAATCTCCACCGCCTTCCCCTCGAACTCCACCGTCTTCCACTCCTTCCCCAAAATCTCCACCGTCTTCCACTCCTCCCAAGCCTGCACCTCACTCTCCGCGTAAACCTAAAACTCCGCCTCCATCCGCTTCTCCACCAGCCAATGGCACACCGAAGTCAGAGACGCCATCCTCGCCGTCTCCAACGACCCCCTCGCCGTCTCCAATGACGTCCCCCTCACCGTCTCCATCGCCACCAATTAACGCAGTGTCTAAGGGAGTCATGATGAGCTATGGAATGATGGCGATCACCATGTTATTGATGTACGGTATCATGAGCTAA